From one Desmodus rotundus isolate HL8 chromosome X, HLdesRot8A.1, whole genome shotgun sequence genomic stretch:
- the HNRNPUL1 gene encoding LOW QUALITY PROTEIN: heterogeneous nuclear ribonucleoprotein U-like protein 1 (The sequence of the model RefSeq protein was modified relative to this genomic sequence to represent the inferred CDS: inserted 15 bases in 12 codons; deleted 4 bases in 3 codons; substituted 14 bases at 14 genomic stop codons) yields MDNIIRQTXFYETQVIKQENESGYKKRPLEMKQQQAYCPVEVKVKMKQEAPISFFPPXASQLKPGRKQPNSLKRSYEETEDGKLFEHQEYRRGCSQPPAEEDXDDDNTHLATDIRNCELHFKMALDHSSGYTLIVESFAHLXSEAYASYGVSISWSLDSCSTQLHEEPFSYGYGGTGKKSTSSQFENHRDKFAKNNVVTSGYFVDIKYGNDMELSFPKNGKXMGIVFXTQKEALGTQALSPQVLVKNCAMEFNFRQMAEPYCSALPGFTFIQHLTLSKWSXGTVVPKIKVXSKILMMVGLXTASKTTWVIEHVTSNPPKKYNILGTSTIMNKMWVMGLHRQWNYASSWDVLIXQATHCLKHLITCKKHNYILDQTIVYGSAQDXSEGFQHQATVICPTDEDLKDXTIKRTDKEVKXIPXVLEMKVNFTLPDVEYFLDEILVIELQQEEXRQYNKEGCKTEPPLEKHFDNTGSGGFWGHRGGGGFWHNKQGSTAMGNQRGFQSQXGSSGGGGNYXKGFNHSGDDGYNQNHXGNNSRVNNNNSNNEGAXNWAPQQQPPPPQPPTWPTYCPAQKSPGXSSYSKNSRTPDLSASTSTSTVSSYSPPQLSYSHPPYSPGGYSQDYTAPSLPSPPAYNYGDXGGYTPAPXTSPPPLTTQTYPQTSYNQYHXYVQXWNXYYQNQGQWPPYYGNCNYXSYTGNTEGGTSTQ; encoded by the exons ATGGACAACATTATCAGACAGA GATTTTATGAGACCCAGGTCATCAAACAAGAGAATGAGTCAGGCTATAAGAAGAGACCTTTGGAAATGAAGCAGCAGCAGGCCTACTGCCCAGTGGAAGTGAAGGTAAAGATGAAGCAAGAAGCACCCATCAGCTTCTTTCCACCGTAAGCATCTCAACTCAAACCAGGCAGAAAACAACCGAACAGTCTCAAGAGGTCTTATGAAGAAACCGAAGAT GGGAAACTTTTTGAGCACCAAGAATACAGGAGGGGCTGCTCTCAGCCTCCTGCTGAAGAAG GAGATGATGACAACACCCATCTTGCCACTGACATAAGGAACTGTGAGCTCCACTTCAAGATGGCCCTAGACCACAGTAGTGGCTACACACTTATAGTTGAGAGCTTTGCACACCTGTAATCAGAAGCCTATGCTAGCTATGGAGTCAGTATCAGCTGGTCCCTTGACTCCTGCAGCACCCAGCTCCATGAAGAGCCTTTCTCCTATGGCTATGGAGGCACTGGGAAGAAGTCCACCAGTAGCCAGTTTGAAAACCACAGAGACAAGTTTGCAAAGAACAATGTTGTTACTAGTGGATA CTTTGTGGACATCAAATATGGAAATGATATGGAACTTTCCTTCCCCAAGAATGGGAAGTAAATGGGCATTGTTTTCTGAACTCAGAAGGAAGCCTTG GGGACACAGGCCCTCTCCCCTCAGGTCCTGGTAAAGAATTGTGCAATGGAGTTCAACTTCAGGCAGATGGCAGAGCCCTACTGTTCTGCCCTTCCTGGCTTTACTTTTATCCAGCATCTTACCCTGAGTAAGTGGAGCTGAGGCACTGTTGTACCAAAGATCAAGGT TAGTAAGATTCTAATGATGGTGGGCCT CACTGCCAGTAAGACCACATGGGTCATTGAACATGTAACTTCCAATCCCCCCAAGAAGTACAACATCCTGGGTACCAGTACCATCATGAATAAGATGTGGGTGATGGGCCTACACCGGCAGTGGAACTATGCCAGTAGCTGGGATGTCCTGATCTAGCAGGCCACCCACTGCCTCAAGCACCTCATCACCTGCAAGAAACACAACTATATCCTAGACCAGACAATTGTTTATGGGTCAGCTCAGG TATCTGAAGGCTTTCAGCACCAAGCTACTGTTATCTGTCCCACAGATGAGGACCTAAAAGACTGAACAATAAAGCGAACTGACAAAGAAGTGAAATGAATACC GGTTTTGGAAATGAAAGTCAATTTCACATTGCCAGATGTTGAGTACTTCCTGGATGAGATACTGGTCATTGAGCTGCAGCAGGAGG GCAGGCAATATAACAAGGAAGGTTGCAAGACTGAGCCACCCCTTGAAAAGCACTTTGACAACACAGGCAGTGGTGGCTTCTGGGGCCACAGGGGTGGCGGCGGTTTCTGGCACAACAAGCAAGGTTCCACCGCCATGGGCAACCAACGAGGCTTCCAGAGCC GGGGAAGCAGTGGCGGAGGAGGCAACTACTGAAAAGGTTTCAACCACAGCGGAGATGATGGCTACAACCAGAACCATTAGGGTAACAATAGCCGGGTTAACAACAACAACTCCAATAACGAAGGAG GCAACTGGGCTCCACAGcagcaaccaccaccaccacagccacCAACATGGCCCACTTACTGCCCTGCTCAGAAGTCACCAG TAAGCAGCTATAGCAAAAACAGCAGAACCCCTGACTTGAGTGCCAGTACCAGCACCTCCACTGTCAGCAGCTACAGCCCTCCGCAGCTGAGTTACAGCCATCCACCCTACAGCCCAGGAGGTTACAGCCAGGACTATACAGCCCCATCACTTCCATCTCCACCTGCCTACAACTATGGGGACTAAGGT GGCTATACTCCAGCCCCATAAACCTCACCACCACCCCTCACCACACAGACCTACCCTCAGACCAGCTATAACCAGTATCATTAGTATGTCC AGTGGAACTAGTACTATCAGAACCAGGGCCAGTGGCCACCCTACTATGGGAACTGCAACT TGAGCTATACGGGGAACACAGAGGGGGGTACAAGCACTCAGTAG